In the genome of Pagrus major chromosome 17, Pma_NU_1.0, the window TGACTCCCAGCAACCGTGAATGATAATGTTTcatgtaaatgtacattttgattaAACTTGATGGTTATAAGTATCTTtaatgttcattatttttaaattgcttgAATGTCTTTGACAATGAACTGCTGCTTTTGGTTGTAACCAGTGTGTCTCTATGAGTTATGTGTTTAATGCTTGCCTGAAACCAGATTTTCTTCAAGATAACTTGAAGTTGAACTTCTGATAATACAGTCATTTGAAGCCAATTTCTTTCTGATAATTGCGTCAGGAAAAACAACTTAACACCTTACAAAGGTCAAGGATTTccatatatataataaaatactgaTCAGCTGAACAGGTTgatgaatcctgacctgagaatTTTCAGAGCACAGTGTTGACTCTTCAGTCCCAGAGACAGCAGCTTGACTCCTGAATCgtgcaggttgttgttactcaggtccagctctctcagactacaggactgggagctcagaactgaggacagagctttacagcttctctctgagaggttacAGCCACTCAGTCTAAGGATACAATGAACAAGAATTTGAATGTGCTATTACTGACATGTAATAGGGTTATAACTTGACTCTGGACTCCAATCAGTAAGAACATTTCATGATATTTCATCCATTCTTGTATTCATGATATTTTCATCCATTCCAGGTTGTAGATGTGACTGTTAATTACATCTTAAAGAGGAAATAACATGTGCAATAATCTCAAAAACATAACATCAAAGCAAAATGAGCTTCATATCTGATGCACAGAAGATACAGCTgaataggggaaaaaaacacacctttAGGGAAATTAAAAGATCTTTACTGTTAAATTTAGGATCCTGGTCGGAAAAAACTGTACAGCTCAGAAATGCTGACATGAGAGAGGCTAAATGGAGCTGATAGTTCAGAGAAACGGCTGAAATAAACTGTAACCTGAGAGTTTTCAGTGTACAGGAAGGACTCTTCAGTCCAGAAGACAGCAACTCCATTCCTGAATCCAGCAGattgttgttactcaggtccagttctctCAAACTAGAAGTCTGAGaactgagaactgaggacagagcttcacagcttgTCTCGGAGAGGTTACAGCCAAGTAGTCTGAagatacagtaaaaaaaattaaagtacagattttttttcttgccctgtttaaaaaataatttaaaatgtgccaAATAAATTCAATTATCTCTgtacttacagagctttgtgggaggctttgaccacaggcaacagcctcagaagagcctcctctgaagcagagtatttctttaggtcaaacacattcagatctttttctgatgacagtaaaatgaagactagagctgaccactgagcaggagtgAAATTCAGTCTGAAAAAACTGTCTGatctcaggtactgttggatctcctccactagagaacgatcattcagttcattcagacagtggaacacaCTGATACTTTTTTCTGGAGACAGATCCTCATTGAGCTTGTTTTTGAGGTACTGGGTTGTTTCCTGATTGGCCTGAGAGCTACATTCTGCCTGTGGCAGCAGACCTCTTAGGAGtgtctgattggtctgcagtgacaggcccaggaggaagcggaggaacaagtccaagtgtccatttggactctgtaagaacttgtccacagcactctggtagaaGTGCATCTCTGGAGATACATCTCTTCTTGTCTCAGAGCTCTGTGAGGTTGATTGTTCTTCTGACATCAGGTTGACACCGGAGTTGATGAatgtcagatggacatgaaaagcagccagaaactcctgaacggtcagatgaacaaagcagtacaTCTTGTCCTGGTacagccctctctcctctttaaagatctcagtgaacactcctgagtctgaggctgctctgatatcgatgccacactctgtcaggtctgattcatagaagatcaagttgcctttctgcagctgctcaaaagcaagttttcccagagacttgATCATCTCCCTGCTCTCTAGAGTCCAGTGTGCATCCGTCTCAGTTCCTCCATTGTACTTAATGTTCTTCtgtttggactgaaccaccatAAAGTGaatgtacatctcagtcagggtcttgggaagctctcctccctctttggttttcaacacatcctccagaactgtggcagtgatccagcagaagactgggatgtggcacatgatgtcgaggcttcgtgatgtcttgatgtgggagatgattctgctggcctgcttcttgtctctgaatctcttcctgaagtactcctccttctgtgggtcagtgaaccctctgacctctgtcaccatgtcaacacactgaggagggatctgattggctgcagcgggtcgtgtggttatccagaggcgagcggagggaagcagtttccctttgatgaggtttgtcagcagaacatccactgaggtggactttgtaacatcagtcaggatctcagtgttgtggaagtccagaggaagtcgacactcatccagaccgtcaaagatgaacacaacttGGAAGTCTTTGAACTCACAGATTCCCGCTTCTTTGGCTTCAGGAAAGAAGTAATGGACAAGTTCCACCAAGCTGTACCTTTtatctttcagcacattcagctctcggAAAGTTAATGGGAATGTAAACTGTATGTCTttgttggctttgtcttcagcccagtccagagtgaacttctgtgttaagactgttttcccaaTGCCAGCCACcccctttgtcatcactgttctgattggttcatctcttccaggtaaaggtttaaagatgtcttcatgtctgattgttgtttctggtctgtctggtttcctggatgctgcttcaatctgtctgacctcatgttcatcattgacctctccagtccctccctctgtgatgtagagctctgtgtagatctgattcagaaaggctgggtttcctgctttagcgatcccctcaaacacacactggaactttgTCTTCAGGTTAGATTTAAGTTCACGTTGACAAACTGGAGCAAAGGTTCCTGAATGAGAagacaataaagaaaaacaataagccAAAGTAAAgaatgaatatatgaatatattctCTTCTATCTCTTGAGACATTAGTAAATGTCCCATATATCAGCATGTTAAATCTTCAGAGAAATCCTATTACTGCTCTGGAGAGAttcagccagctcctcctccttcatcctcctcaggAAGTGCAGTGcgatcttcagaaatgcctctttgctgcttctcttctgctcttcctcctcaccatcctcatcttcctcatcttccttCTGACTCTCTAAACATTCTGGGTAATCTAGACTCAGAACCTTCTTTATATTCTTGAGTTCGTCCCTCAAAAAAGTGACaatgttctcctccagcagctgggacagacacaatgaaattaatattaTGGAACCAACCATCAAATTCATATTGGACAGAATGCCACTGGTATAAAAAGTACTGCATTGGGATTATTGTAAACAGAATAGGTGTAGAAGTAGCTGTTTTACATGTACAGACCATAAATATggtgtccaggtgtgtttgaagCTGCTGGGCAGACTGACCACTGGGCACCTCTGAGCCCTCCTTGCCAACTCTATCGAGAAATTACGAAGAATTCGCATTAGCTCACATTATGTctttacacacagaaacaaacacaaagtaaaggTCCATGAAGTGATATGGATATATCATATTGGATGTGAACAGTGAATCATGTGACTCCCTGCATGTGTAAAGGTCTTCACAGTACTGGTTGTACTGGGCAGCTCCCAGATTATCAGGTACATGAGTAAAAAGCAACAAGGGAAaagacccaaatgcagacaaacaGCCACACAGTTCAGTGATTTATTGAAGTGCAGATACGTGTGCTTACAAGCAAAGGTAGAGAGcccaaacagaaaacacttttcaTGGTTTTTAGCACGGCCTTGGGGCGATGAAAGTCAGCGCCCTGCTAGCTCCTATCTCTCGTATTAAAGTGAGTGAAGTGTGCATGTACAACTTATAACAAGAGCTATGGCAGAAGACTTTTGCGCGAAGGTCTATatgattcttcttcatgtggGACAGGTGGGGCGGCGGCCTAGCGCCCCCTATTGACGAGCCACTACTGgaaaggacccaaatgcaaagCAACATTTCTACGTATTGTTGCTTTAAGGTGTCAGTACACAACATCAGAACTGTTCCTGAGATGGTTAAACAGTGTCTAAAATGCTCTGAACCCACACCATATCGAATTCAGATTAGGGGGTTTGTGTCCGACTATTTCTATAACTTTCTGAAACTGACACTCTGACTTCACACCCAACTCACACAGTGATTGGTTCAACTTTTTGGAGGTTAAAAAGTGGGCACGCTATGAACTTGTCTCTCAGCTCTCTCTATTCATTTGTGACACAActactgtatgtatacacaTGATCAACACCAACCTTAAAAGCAATATTTGTggcattgtgttgtgtgataaaactgcacCAGGCACAACTGTGCAAACATTATGCTGTTttatcagcatcttgatatgccacaccttTGATAGAAATTTGCGATTTGTGTGCAGGGAAAAAGGTCTTTCACTTCAACTCCTCAAAATGTTGCACTTGCTGAGTGTAGAATGTGCTCGGTCACCTCCATATTGACACAATATTATGTCTCCACCCTCTCTATGATGCCTGGCTTTTTCACAATAGAAAAACTTTGAATTTCAGGTGTGGTCAGAGGAGATATTGTACTAACTCATCCTATATATCACGTAGCCTGACTCTTATACTGTCAGTTACAGCTTACATCTGATCAGCAGATGGAGGTCgtcctttaaaatcaatgaaatCTTCCATTGACTGTTTGCTCTTGAAGGACAGACAGCTGGGTTCATgagagtctggtctctgctgctggaccctgaaacaaaaacagctcagATAAATGTGCATGCTGGAACTAATGAAGACTATGTTCAATCTTTTAAGACACAATTAcggcaaaaacaaaagtgttgcatttgATTTTTTGCTCACTTTTCTCTATATTCCAACCATTTCAAATGTGTTCTGTTATCTCCACATTTAAATAGTATTATGTCTCCACCCTCTCTATGACCGCTGACACGCTTTCATTTCAGGTGTGGTCGGACAAGCTGTCATACAAACTTGTTAATTTCTAGCATTGCCTGACTCTTACTATCAGTTACAGGAAAGCTTACATCTGATCAGCAGATGGAGGTCgtcctttaaaatcaatgaaatCTTCCATTGACTGTTTGCTCTTGAAGGACAGACAGCTGGGATCATGAGAGTTtggtctctgctgctggaccctgaaacaaaaacagctcagATGAATGTGCATGTTTgataaaaactgatgaaaaatatGTTCAGTCTTTAAACACAGAAAGCAACTAACTTTGTGTCACAAATGGCTTTTTGTCAATTTGAAATTCTACCTTTCATCAGCAGATTGtctaaaaacaagaggaaactcCACTGATGCATCATCCTTCATGGACACACAACTGCCttcaggttcaggtccaggtgACTCTGatgtgtgctgctgctctggGCTT includes:
- the LOC141011667 gene encoding NLR family CARD domain-containing protein 3-like, translated to MLLEENIVTFLRDELKNIKKVLSLDYPECLESQKEDEEDEDGEEEEQKRSSKEAFLKIALHFLRRMKEEELAESLQRTFAPVCQRELKSNLKTKFQCVFEGIAKAGNPAFLNQIYTELYITEGGTGEVNDEHEVRQIEAASRKPDRPETTIRHEDIFKPLPGRDEPIRTVMTKGVAGIGKTVLTQKFTLDWAEDKANKDIQFTFPLTFRELNVLKDKRYSLVELVHYFFPEAKEAGICEFKDFQVVFIFDGLDECRLPLDFHNTEILTDVTKSTSVDVLLTNLIKGKLLPSARLWITTRPAAANQIPPQCVDMVTEVRGFTDPQKEEYFRKRFRDKKQASRIISHIKTSRSLDIMCHIPVFCWITATVLEDVLKTKEGGELPKTLTEMYIHFMVVQSKQKNIKYNGGTETDAHWTLESREMIKSLGKLAFEQLQKGNLIFYESDLTECGIDIRAASDSGVFTEIFKEERGLYQDKMYCFVHLTVQEFLAAFHVHLTFINSGVNLMSEEQSTSQSSETRRDVSPEMHFYQSAVDKFLQSPNGHLDLFLRFLLGLSLQTNQTLLRGLLPQAECSSQANQETTQYLKNKLNEDLSPEKSISVFHCLNELNDRSLVEEIQQYLRSDSFFRLNFTPAQWSALVFILLSSEKDLNVFDLKKYSASEEALLRLLPVVKASHKALLLGCNLSETSCEALSSVLSSQTSSLRELDLSNNNLLDSGMELLSSGLKSPSCTLKTLRLSGCNLSERSCKALSSVLSSQSCSLRELDLSNNNLHDSGVKLLSLGLKSQHCALKILRLSGCLITEEGCTSLVSALSSNPSHLRELDLSYNHPGDSRVKLLFARLEDPHWRLNTLRVEPVGVQWLRQGLRKYSCELTLDTNTVNRRITLSDNNRKVTHVEEDQSYPDHPDRFDQWPQVLSRNGLTGRCYWEVEWRGLVYISVTYKGISRRGNSDNCWFGRNDQSWCLTCSNGRNSVWHNNKGTSITSSSLSSPSVSNRVAVYVDWPAGTLSFYRVSSDTLIHLHTFNTTFTEPLYAGFGFRSGLWSDSSVSLLSGSQTTDVS